The following proteins are co-located in the Legionella busanensis genome:
- a CDS encoding leucyl aminopeptidase, which produces MQYGLTQTLDSITTECLVIGLFANNEPPTLPNEIQSYSNLLPQLTQKLQEAGDWAWQTNVDNPSILLVHCGKQNMFTPSSLNKRLNEISTLLLKQRIQSATICLPQVYKQDANWQITQMILQINAQNYQLNTFKTVNRKENSLNFVQFYLENADESAINIGIAIAEGITLSRNLADLPANHCTPTVLGEEALRLAKEHDSIKAKAFTKQEIEELGMGALLAVSQGSIEPPCFIEIQHQGGNNSKPFVLVGKGITFDSGGLSIKPANAMDEMKYDMTGAATVLGILKACALLKLPINVIGLIASAENLPSGSAVKPGDIVTSLSGQTIEILNTDAEGRLALADALTYAERFEPEFVIDIATLTGAMVVALGTVNTGFMTSDDTLAEQLLLAAKESGDKCWRMPLEEEYQDALDSPLADMINAGFDRSAGAITAACFLSRFTKKYRWAHLDIAGTAWVSGKKRQATGRPIPLLIQLLRYAATR; this is translated from the coding sequence ATGCAATATGGTTTAACCCAAACATTAGATTCAATTACCACTGAATGCCTTGTTATTGGTTTATTTGCTAACAATGAACCACCAACTCTTCCTAATGAAATCCAATCTTACTCAAATTTACTACCGCAATTAACACAAAAATTACAAGAAGCAGGTGATTGGGCTTGGCAAACAAATGTAGATAATCCTAGCATATTGTTAGTTCATTGTGGTAAACAAAATATGTTTACTCCGTCTAGCCTTAATAAACGACTCAATGAAATTTCCACATTGTTATTAAAACAGCGTATCCAATCAGCAACAATTTGCTTACCGCAGGTTTATAAGCAAGATGCTAATTGGCAAATTACCCAAATGATTCTACAAATTAATGCCCAGAATTACCAATTAAATACGTTTAAAACAGTTAATAGAAAAGAAAACAGCCTAAATTTTGTTCAGTTTTATTTAGAGAATGCGGATGAATCTGCAATTAATATAGGTATAGCCATTGCCGAAGGTATAACCTTAAGTAGGAATTTGGCTGACTTACCAGCCAATCACTGCACACCAACTGTATTAGGCGAGGAAGCGTTAAGACTTGCTAAGGAACACGATAGTATAAAAGCTAAAGCATTCACAAAGCAGGAAATTGAAGAATTAGGTATGGGGGCTTTACTTGCTGTTAGCCAAGGTTCAATAGAACCACCGTGTTTTATAGAAATACAACATCAGGGTGGCAATAATAGTAAGCCCTTTGTTTTGGTCGGAAAAGGCATTACCTTTGATTCTGGTGGTTTATCCATTAAGCCTGCTAATGCTATGGATGAGATGAAATATGATATGACAGGTGCCGCTACCGTTCTAGGCATACTTAAAGCTTGTGCTCTACTTAAATTACCTATTAATGTAATAGGGCTTATAGCTAGTGCCGAAAATTTACCCAGTGGTTCCGCTGTCAAACCAGGAGACATTGTTACCAGTCTCTCAGGACAAACTATTGAAATTTTAAATACCGATGCTGAAGGAAGATTAGCTCTAGCTGATGCTTTAACCTATGCTGAACGCTTTGAGCCTGAATTTGTTATTGATATTGCTACTTTAACTGGTGCTATGGTTGTTGCATTAGGTACTGTTAATACAGGTTTTATGACTTCAGATGACACACTTGCTGAGCAACTTCTCTTAGCAGCCAAAGAAAGTGGCGATAAGTGTTGGCGTATGCCACTTGAAGAAGAATATCAAGATGCATTAGATAGTCCACTTGCTGATATGATTAATGCGGGCTTTGATCGGTCCGCTGGTGCTATTACCGCAGCTTGTTTTTTATCACGTTTTACCAAAAAATATCGTTGGGCCCATTTAGATATTGCTGGAACTGCCTGGGTATCAGGTAAAAAACGGCAAGCTACAGGCCGTCCTATTCCCTTATTAATACAGTTATTACGCTATGCAGCCACGCGTTGA
- a CDS encoding DNA polymerase III subunit chi, translating into MQPRVDFYLMSSADVKARWLLVCRLLEKAYTRQHQVFVFCNNKDEAELIDELLWTFKDDSFIPHNLQGEGLKPPPPIQIGYEEPKGFKDILLNLAHEVPPFHARFSRIIEVVLNTEPAKEVSRVHYRLYRNKQCDLHTHPVE; encoded by the coding sequence ATGCAGCCACGCGTTGATTTTTATTTAATGTCTAGTGCTGATGTAAAAGCACGTTGGTTACTTGTTTGTCGTTTGTTAGAAAAAGCATACACTCGACAACATCAAGTCTTTGTCTTTTGTAATAATAAAGATGAAGCTGAATTAATAGATGAGTTACTTTGGACGTTTAAAGATGACAGCTTTATTCCACATAACTTACAAGGTGAAGGACTTAAACCGCCTCCCCCTATTCAAATTGGCTATGAAGAACCCAAAGGGTTTAAAGATATTTTACTTAATCTAGCTCATGAGGTACCTCCATTTCATGCGCGTTTTTCGCGAATTATAGAAGTAGTGCTTAATACAGAACCTGCAAAGGAAGTTAGTCGAGTTCACTATCGCTTATATCGAAATAAGCAATGCGACTTACATACTCATCCAGTAGAATAA
- a CDS encoding avidin/streptavidin family protein has translation MLKYTHFVFQRILMKANLLNLLLIIFAFSSQTTFAAQNTISYKNERGSILQLNIQDNNKIDGYFTTAVASKTCPQAINVKRPITGFMIGNAITVSIVYPMCESVLSLSGNFDKNKQTLDTISILNKQAENIIKEGPGARFIGHDFYKRLS, from the coding sequence ATGCTAAAATATACTCACTTTGTTTTTCAACGTATACTCATGAAAGCTAATCTCTTAAATCTATTATTAATTATTTTTGCCTTCTCAAGCCAGACTACTTTTGCAGCGCAAAATACTATCTCGTATAAAAATGAGCGCGGCTCCATTCTACAGTTAAATATCCAAGATAATAATAAAATAGATGGTTATTTTACAACGGCAGTTGCTTCTAAAACTTGTCCACAAGCTATTAATGTAAAAAGGCCCATTACAGGTTTCATGATTGGTAACGCAATTACAGTTAGTATCGTTTACCCTATGTGTGAATCTGTACTAAGTTTGAGTGGTAATTTTGATAAAAATAAACAGACACTTGATACTATTTCAATTTTAAATAAACAAGCCGAAAATATTATTAAAGAAGGCCCTGGCGCCCGCTTTATTGGTCATGACTTCTACAAAAGGTTAAGTTAA
- a CDS encoding CAP domain-containing protein: MKNSQLLLHSLIFLILVSCFQAQAHTQTAPKETAVTQMQQDILFYINQYRIKHGLSPLKLNEVISAEATQHSKAMAAHQVPFGHQGFSTRIEHLYSAIKNAHGGAENVAYNYKTAKIVASEWIKSPGHRRNIIGNYNLTGIGIAYDNKGKIYYTQLFLRTI, encoded by the coding sequence ATGAAAAATAGTCAACTATTGTTACATAGCTTAATTTTCTTAATTCTTGTTTCTTGTTTTCAAGCGCAAGCCCATACACAAACAGCACCTAAAGAAACCGCTGTTACACAGATGCAGCAAGATATTCTTTTTTATATTAACCAATATCGAATTAAACATGGATTATCGCCTTTAAAACTTAATGAAGTTATCTCAGCTGAAGCAACCCAGCATAGTAAGGCGATGGCGGCACATCAAGTACCCTTTGGACATCAAGGCTTTTCTACGCGCATTGAGCACTTATATTCAGCTATTAAAAATGCACATGGAGGTGCTGAAAATGTTGCCTATAATTATAAAACGGCGAAAATAGTTGCTAGTGAGTGGATAAAAAGCCCCGGTCATAGAAGAAATATTATAGGTAACTATAATTTAACAGGTATAGGAATTGCTTATGATAACAAAGGTAAAATTTATTATACGCAACTCTTTTTACGCACTATTTAG
- a CDS encoding response regulator codes for MIDNKHKSMETLHLLLIEENPIASRLVEIIISKIGFHLTSVTSGEQAIKIIKQIPFDIIITNISLPGISGIELCQQIRALEYKQQNENIPFIGLANSSSEIERQACLQAGMNGIFIKPLDLMIIRSIIAKFFPKFSKLLKQPKPLINISQSQSEPQIFKLVDFPILDPIVGINNTGGENLLRELIILLQEELALDKESIYDAYKKNDYKRIKELAHKMRSSAIYCGAIKLHKACQYTEDGLKINNPKLLAQLSSQLLDVIEETKLAIDNYLTI; via the coding sequence ATGATAGATAATAAGCACAAGTCGATGGAAACGCTTCATTTACTGCTCATTGAAGAAAATCCTATTGCCTCACGTTTAGTTGAAATCATAATAAGCAAAATTGGATTCCACTTAACTTCAGTAACAAGTGGTGAACAGGCTATAAAAATAATTAAACAAATTCCTTTTGATATCATTATTACCAATATTAGTTTACCAGGTATTTCTGGCATAGAGCTATGTCAACAAATTCGTGCACTAGAGTATAAGCAGCAAAATGAAAACATTCCTTTTATTGGCTTGGCCAACTCTAGCTCAGAGATAGAAAGGCAGGCCTGCTTACAGGCAGGCATGAATGGTATTTTTATTAAACCGCTCGATTTGATGATAATAAGGTCTATTATTGCCAAATTTTTTCCTAAATTCAGTAAACTTTTAAAACAACCAAAGCCGCTAATTAATATTTCGCAGTCTCAATCTGAACCTCAAATATTTAAATTAGTTGATTTTCCAATTTTAGATCCAATAGTAGGTATTAATAATACCGGCGGTGAAAACTTGTTAAGAGAATTAATAATTCTTTTGCAAGAAGAATTAGCCCTCGACAAAGAATCTATCTACGATGCATATAAAAAAAATGACTATAAACGTATCAAAGAGTTAGCTCATAAAATGCGCAGTAGTGCTATTTATTGTGGTGCAATTAAATTACATAAAGCTTGTCAATATACAGAAGATGGTTTAAAGATTAATAATCCAAAGCTACTTGCGCAGTTAAGCTCACAATTACTAGATGTTATTGAAGAAACAAAATTAGCAATAGATAATTATTTAACTATATGA